A section of the Cryobacterium soli genome encodes:
- a CDS encoding LysM peptidoglycan-binding domain-containing protein — MTDSMFTARRAFTVAVFAVAALVLSGCATAPAPVVTQTIVITPTPTPTPTPTATPTPTTPPVAEPEPDPLVPNADVPDVPLPEGPAYDNGAVPGAEAAPVRDDAGNLVSYTVIEGDTFFDIAQRFDLPMQQLLRMNPSVSGLGENIRLRQVINLDWTTTG, encoded by the coding sequence ATGACCGATTCGATGTTCACCGCACGACGTGCGTTCACTGTCGCCGTGTTCGCCGTGGCCGCGTTGGTCCTGAGCGGCTGCGCCACCGCGCCGGCTCCCGTGGTGACCCAGACGATCGTCATCACGCCGACGCCGACTCCCACTCCGACGCCCACCGCCACGCCGACGCCCACCACACCGCCCGTCGCGGAACCGGAACCTGACCCGCTGGTGCCCAACGCCGACGTGCCCGACGTGCCGCTGCCGGAGGGCCCCGCATACGACAACGGCGCCGTTCCCGGCGCCGAGGCCGCCCCGGTGCGGGACGACGCCGGCAACCTGGTGAGTTACACGGTCATCGAGGGCGACACGTTCTTCGACATCGCCCAGCGCTTCGACCTGCCGATGCAACAGCTCCTCCGGATGAACCCCTCGGTCTCTGGCCTCGGCGAGAACATCCGCCTGCGCCAGGTGATCAACCTGGACTGGACGACGACGGGCTGA
- a CDS encoding L-serine ammonia-lyase, whose translation MTAYVSALDLFSIGIGPSSSHTVGPMRAARAFAENLAASGRIGDVARITCSLFGSLGSTGLGHGTPDAVLAGLAGLRPELCDPDEVRNLWAHLPDGATLLLNGSHPVPVRKSDVVFEPRTRLPGHPNAMTLTAYGSDDSATAVLEETYYSIGGGFIRRDGDPVRPGATVEQPMPYTSSAALLELCDSHGIGICDVARANEEAVHGADRLDAGLDAIWAAMHACVEAGLHVDGTLPGGLGVKRRASAIRMQLEEYDGLPLRERDTSTEWLHAFALAVNEENASGGRVVTAPTNGAAGIIPAVAHYYLRFVPGASTDGIRRFLLTAVAIGSLVKANASISGAEGGCQAEVGSACAMAAGALCAVLGGTPRQVENAAEIAMEHHLGLTCDPVGGLVQVPCIERNAIAASTAVSAARLALHGDGTHLVSLDTVIETMRQTGLDMMTKYKETSEGGLAVNVIEC comes from the coding sequence GTGACTGCGTACGTATCGGCTCTCGACCTCTTCTCCATCGGAATCGGTCCATCCAGTTCCCACACCGTCGGCCCGATGCGGGCCGCCCGTGCTTTCGCCGAGAATCTGGCCGCGAGCGGGCGCATCGGCGACGTGGCACGCATCACGTGCTCGCTCTTCGGCTCGCTCGGGTCCACCGGCCTCGGCCACGGCACCCCGGATGCCGTGCTGGCCGGTCTCGCCGGCCTCCGCCCCGAGCTGTGCGACCCCGATGAGGTGCGGAACCTCTGGGCGCACCTCCCCGACGGTGCGACGTTGCTGCTGAACGGCAGCCATCCGGTACCCGTGCGGAAGAGCGATGTGGTGTTCGAACCGCGCACCCGGCTCCCCGGGCACCCGAACGCGATGACGCTCACGGCCTACGGCTCCGACGACTCGGCGACGGCCGTTCTCGAGGAGACCTACTACTCGATCGGCGGCGGCTTCATCCGCCGCGACGGCGACCCCGTTCGCCCGGGCGCCACCGTGGAGCAGCCGATGCCGTACACGTCGAGCGCAGCTCTGCTCGAGCTCTGCGACAGCCATGGAATCGGTATCTGCGATGTGGCCAGGGCCAATGAGGAGGCCGTGCACGGTGCTGACCGCCTCGATGCCGGGTTGGACGCCATCTGGGCAGCCATGCACGCCTGCGTCGAGGCCGGCCTGCACGTCGACGGCACCCTTCCCGGCGGACTCGGCGTCAAGCGCCGCGCCTCCGCCATACGTATGCAACTGGAAGAATATGACGGGCTGCCGCTGCGGGAACGGGACACCTCGACCGAGTGGCTGCACGCCTTCGCCCTCGCGGTGAACGAGGAGAACGCCTCGGGCGGCCGGGTCGTGACGGCGCCCACCAACGGCGCCGCGGGCATCATCCCCGCCGTCGCGCACTACTACCTCCGTTTTGTGCCAGGGGCCTCGACCGACGGGATCCGTCGGTTCCTGCTCACCGCCGTGGCCATCGGCTCGCTCGTCAAGGCGAACGCGTCGATCTCCGGCGCGGAGGGCGGCTGCCAGGCCGAGGTGGGCTCGGCCTGCGCGATGGCCGCCGGGGCGCTCTGCGCGGTGCTGGGCGGCACCCCGCGCCAGGTGGAGAACGCGGCGGAGATCGCCATGGAGCACCACCTCGGACTCACCTGCGATCCCGTCGGCGGGCTCGTGCAGGTGCCCTGCATCGAACGCAACGCCATCGCCGCTTCCACCGCGGTCTCGGCGGCCCGGCTGGCCCTGCACGGCGACGGCACCCACCTGGTGTCGCTGGACACCGTGATCGAGACCATGCGGCAGACCGGCTTGGACATGATGACCAAGTACAAGGAGACCAGCGAGGGCGGCCTCGCCGTCAACGTCATCGAGTGCTGA
- a CDS encoding CoA-binding protein, translated as MSAETEQVQLTNGLSCSVPTNSPLAKLLRTQRTWEGPDAKARLGILRSAKSVAIVGASPNPARSSYFVGTYLQQSSDYRVYFVNPRADTILGQKAYPDLASLPEVPDIVDVFRKASDIPQVVDDALAVGAKTVWVQLGIWNQEAAEYGESKGLTIVMDRCIKIEHARFHGGLHLLGFDTGQITARKTIR; from the coding sequence ATGAGCGCCGAGACCGAGCAGGTGCAGCTGACCAATGGGCTCAGCTGCAGCGTGCCCACGAACTCCCCCTTGGCCAAGCTGCTGCGCACTCAGCGCACCTGGGAGGGACCGGACGCCAAGGCGCGCCTGGGCATCCTGCGCTCGGCGAAATCGGTCGCCATCGTGGGCGCCTCCCCCAACCCGGCCCGCTCGAGCTACTTCGTCGGCACCTACCTGCAGCAGTCGAGCGACTACCGGGTCTACTTCGTCAACCCGCGCGCCGACACCATCCTCGGCCAGAAAGCCTACCCCGACCTGGCCTCGCTGCCGGAGGTGCCCGACATCGTCGACGTGTTCCGCAAGGCCTCCGACATTCCCCAGGTCGTGGACGACGCCCTCGCGGTCGGCGCGAAGACCGTCTGGGTGCAGCTGGGCATCTGGAACCAGGAGGCCGCCGAGTACGGCGAGTCGAAGGGCCTCACCATCGTGATGGACCGCTGCATCAAGATCGAGCACGCCCGCTTCCACGGCGGCCTGCACCTGCTCGGCTTCGACACCGGGCAGATCACGGCCCGCAAGACCATCCGGTAG
- a CDS encoding O-acetylhomoserine aminocarboxypropyltransferase/cysteine synthase family protein, with translation MADREYGFSTRAIHAGNIPDAVTGARALPIYQTSAFVFDDTADAAARFALQKYGNVYSRLANPTVAAFEERIASLEGGLGAVATASGLAAQYITFASLAGAGDHIVSSANLYGGSITQLDVTLRRFGVETTFVQSADPADYAAAITPKTKLIFAETVANPSGEVADIEGLAAVAHAAGIPLIIDSTIATPYLCRPIEWGADIVIHSATKFLGGHGTTLGGVVVESGRFNWNSEKFPLFTEPVPSYGGLEWSGNFGEYAFLTRLRAEQLRDIGPVLAPHSAFLLAQGVETLPYRLQAHVNNARTVAEWLDADPRVDFVNWAGLPSHPHYERGLKYLPKGPGSVFSFGVKGGRDAGRTFIESVDLASHLANIGDAKTLVIHPASTTHAQLSEQQLVDAGVLAGLVRISVGIEDVDDIIYDLDQALTLASATGGAA, from the coding sequence ATGGCAGATCGCGAGTACGGCTTCAGCACCAGGGCAATCCACGCCGGCAACATCCCCGACGCCGTCACCGGGGCACGGGCGCTGCCGATCTACCAGACCAGTGCGTTCGTCTTCGACGACACCGCGGATGCCGCCGCTCGCTTCGCCCTGCAGAAGTACGGCAATGTGTACTCCCGGCTGGCCAACCCCACCGTGGCCGCGTTCGAAGAGCGCATCGCCAGCCTCGAGGGCGGCCTGGGCGCCGTCGCCACCGCCTCGGGCCTGGCCGCGCAGTACATCACCTTCGCCAGCCTCGCCGGTGCCGGCGATCACATAGTCTCCAGCGCCAACCTCTACGGCGGCTCGATCACCCAGCTCGACGTGACCCTGCGCCGGTTCGGCGTGGAGACCACCTTCGTTCAATCCGCCGACCCGGCGGACTACGCCGCGGCGATCACCCCGAAGACCAAGCTGATCTTCGCCGAGACTGTGGCCAACCCGTCCGGAGAGGTCGCCGATATCGAAGGCCTCGCCGCCGTCGCCCACGCCGCCGGAATCCCCCTCATCATCGACTCCACCATCGCCACGCCGTATCTCTGCCGGCCCATCGAATGGGGTGCCGACATCGTGATCCACTCGGCCACCAAGTTCCTCGGCGGCCACGGCACCACCCTCGGCGGCGTCGTGGTGGAGAGCGGCCGGTTCAACTGGAACAGCGAGAAGTTCCCGCTGTTCACCGAGCCCGTGCCCAGCTACGGCGGCCTGGAATGGTCGGGCAACTTCGGCGAGTACGCGTTCCTGACCCGGCTGCGCGCCGAACAGCTGCGCGACATCGGTCCGGTGCTCGCACCGCACTCCGCGTTCCTGCTCGCCCAGGGCGTCGAGACCCTGCCCTACCGGCTGCAGGCGCACGTGAACAACGCCCGAACGGTGGCCGAATGGCTGGATGCCGACCCCCGCGTCGACTTCGTCAACTGGGCCGGCCTGCCCAGCCACCCGCACTACGAGCGCGGTCTCAAATACCTGCCCAAGGGGCCGGGCTCGGTCTTCAGCTTCGGCGTCAAGGGGGGCCGAGACGCCGGCCGCACCTTCATCGAGTCCGTCGACCTGGCCAGCCACCTGGCCAACATCGGCGACGCCAAGACCCTGGTGATCCACCCGGCTTCCACCACGCATGCGCAGCTCAGCGAGCAGCAGCTCGTCGACGCCGGCGTGCTCGCCGGGCTGGTGCGCATCAGCGTGGGCATCGAGGATGTCGATGACATCATCTACGACCTCGACCAGGCCCTGACCCTCGCCAGTGCCACGGGAGGCGCCGCATGA
- a CDS encoding putative sulfate exporter family transporter: protein MGMVERVWIWGIAAAAGATLVAWAVHSIVPAVPLLTVAVVLGIVVGQLPVLRPAVTGVLKPGLSVAAKRLMRLGVVLLGLKLSLVDIAGLGWLTITTTVLIVILTFFGTLWLGRRMGLPGHQPLLIATGFAICGASAIGAMSGVVKAKDEETATPVALVTLCGTLAIGVLPLLWHPLGLTDLQFGHWVGAGVHDVGQVVATAQIAGTAALAVAVVVKLTRVLMLAPIVASVAVYERRRQAVAVSPAGTGLPQSDGTAAATTTAAGRPPVLPLFVAGFLALVLVRTLVPLPPAVLGAADLAQTVLLAMALFGLGTAVRLGSLLRTGGRALGVGLASWLLIAVLALGAVLIS from the coding sequence ATGGGTATGGTTGAGCGGGTGTGGATCTGGGGAATTGCGGCGGCCGCCGGGGCCACGCTGGTGGCGTGGGCCGTGCACAGCATCGTGCCCGCCGTGCCCCTCCTCACCGTCGCCGTGGTCCTCGGGATCGTCGTGGGGCAGCTGCCCGTGCTGCGCCCTGCCGTCACCGGCGTGCTCAAGCCCGGACTCTCCGTGGCGGCCAAGCGCCTGATGCGGCTCGGCGTGGTGTTGCTCGGGCTCAAACTCAGCCTCGTCGACATCGCCGGTCTGGGCTGGCTCACCATCACGACCACCGTGCTCATCGTCATCCTCACCTTCTTCGGCACCCTCTGGCTCGGCCGCAGGATGGGCCTGCCCGGGCACCAGCCGCTGCTGATCGCCACGGGCTTCGCCATCTGCGGCGCCTCCGCCATCGGCGCCATGAGCGGCGTGGTCAAGGCCAAGGACGAGGAGACCGCGACCCCGGTGGCGCTCGTCACCCTGTGCGGAACCCTGGCGATCGGCGTGCTGCCGCTGCTCTGGCATCCGCTGGGTCTGACCGACCTGCAATTCGGCCACTGGGTGGGCGCCGGCGTGCACGATGTGGGCCAGGTCGTGGCCACCGCGCAGATCGCCGGCACGGCAGCCCTCGCCGTAGCCGTGGTGGTCAAGCTCACCCGGGTGCTCATGCTGGCCCCCATCGTGGCGAGCGTCGCGGTCTACGAACGCCGCCGCCAGGCCGTCGCGGTGTCCCCGGCCGGGACCGGCCTGCCGCAGTCCGACGGCACCGCCGCCGCCACCACGACCGCCGCCGGGCGTCCCCCGGTGCTGCCGCTGTTCGTGGCCGGGTTCCTGGCCCTGGTGCTCGTGCGCACGCTCGTTCCGCTGCCACCGGCTGTGCTTGGTGCCGCCGACCTCGCCCAGACCGTGCTGTTGGCCATGGCCCTGTTCGGGCTGGGTACCGCCGTGCGCCTCGGCTCGCTGCTGCGCACGGGCGGGCGGGCCCTGGGCGTGGGCCTGGCCTCCTGGCTGCTCATCGCAGTCCTCGCGCTGGGCGCCGTGCTGATCAGCTGA
- a CDS encoding fatty acid desaturase family protein yields MSEASAAPTVRIVRTRKGGDSKNPTTEYSSLLHTVRNLGLLQRRTGFYWGMFAALVLITAGLGVGFVLLGDSWYQLIIAGVLGLILTQFAFLAHEASHRQVFESGPANDRAGRILANLFVGISYAWWMTKHSRHHANPNVVGKDPDIDPDFIVFREEDAAKVNWITSFLTRKQGYLFFPLLTLEGINLHIQGFKTVFGKGKVDKRWLEITMLTSRIVLYFAVIFYFLPLGMAFAFIGVQMAVFGVYMGASFAPNHKGMPQLPHESKVDFLRRQVLTSRNIRGGTVMDTFMGGLNYQVEHHLFPNMARPHLRKAQEITKEYCESNKILYTETGLFESYGIVIAYLNKVGLAARDPFDCPMVQRFHHR; encoded by the coding sequence ATGTCGGAAGCATCTGCCGCACCCACGGTGCGTATTGTCCGCACTCGCAAGGGTGGCGACTCCAAGAATCCCACCACCGAGTACTCCTCCCTGCTGCACACCGTGCGCAATCTCGGCCTGCTGCAGCGCCGCACGGGCTTCTACTGGGGCATGTTCGCCGCCCTGGTGCTGATCACCGCCGGCCTGGGCGTGGGCTTCGTCCTGCTCGGTGACTCCTGGTACCAGCTGATCATCGCCGGCGTGCTCGGCCTGATCCTCACCCAGTTCGCCTTCCTGGCCCACGAGGCCTCGCACCGCCAGGTGTTCGAGTCCGGCCCGGCCAACGACCGGGCCGGCCGCATCCTCGCCAACCTCTTCGTCGGCATCAGCTACGCCTGGTGGATGACCAAGCACAGCCGTCACCACGCCAACCCGAACGTGGTCGGCAAGGACCCCGACATCGACCCCGACTTCATCGTGTTCCGCGAGGAAGACGCCGCGAAGGTCAACTGGATCACCTCCTTCCTGACCCGCAAGCAGGGCTACCTGTTCTTCCCGCTGCTCACCCTCGAGGGCATCAACCTGCACATCCAGGGGTTCAAGACCGTCTTCGGCAAGGGCAAGGTCGACAAGCGCTGGCTCGAGATCACCATGCTCACCAGCCGCATCGTGCTGTACTTCGCCGTCATCTTCTACTTCCTGCCGCTGGGCATGGCGTTCGCGTTCATCGGCGTGCAGATGGCCGTCTTCGGCGTGTACATGGGGGCGTCCTTCGCGCCCAACCACAAGGGCATGCCGCAGCTGCCGCACGAGAGCAAGGTCGACTTCCTGCGCCGTCAGGTGCTCACCTCCCGCAACATCCGCGGCGGTACCGTCATGGACACCTTCATGGGCGGCCTGAACTACCAGGTCGAGCACCACCTGTTCCCGAACATGGCCCGACCGCACCTGCGCAAGGCGCAGGAGATCACCAAGGAATACTGCGAGTCGAACAAGATCCTCTACACCGAGACGGGCCTGTTCGAGTCGTATGGCATCGTGATCGCCTACCTCAACAAGGTGGGCCTGGCCGCGCGCGACCCGTTCGACTGCCCCATGGTGCAGCGCTTCCACCACCGCTAG
- a CDS encoding dolichyl-phosphate-mannose--protein mannosyltransferase, giving the protein MVTVSHPAPPTTAAHYDGQVLLTLRSTDRWPALWTHRWVRLAGPALVLLLAAVLRFVNLGHPGSLVFDETFYVKDAWSLFNNGYESTWPDGADALFAAGQSNIFGTAPSFVVHPPLGKWLIALGMAAFGADNPWAWRIVTALIGVLAVALLMLIAKKLFGSVLLATVAGFLFAIDGNAIVMSRVALLDNYVMFFALLGFGAVLMDRDHHRARLGAWLNERRDNEVEPTWGPALWWRPWVFAAGLAFGLACSVKWSGVYFLAAFGIYLVVVDALARRRAGLPFWISGSILKQGPVTFLLMVPVAVVTFLISWTGWFVTRGGYYRDWADQAGQAWTGALAWVPHSVQSFWHYQNAAYAYHVGLVTPHPYQANPLTWLAMTRPTSMYYQGSSLGESGCGYTTCSEAITGIANPLIWWAAGVAILYLVYRLARYREWRVGLILMGMVAGYLPWLMYLNRTVFQFYTIAFEPYLLLGLTFVIGLLIKSGAGRTIVVVFLVLATLVSAFFFPLWSGAQVPFAFWQVHIWLPSWR; this is encoded by the coding sequence ATGGTCACAGTCTCGCATCCCGCTCCCCCGACCACAGCGGCTCACTACGATGGTCAGGTGCTGCTCACCCTGCGATCGACCGACCGTTGGCCCGCCCTGTGGACCCACCGGTGGGTGCGTCTGGCCGGCCCCGCCCTGGTGCTGCTGCTCGCCGCCGTCCTGCGCTTCGTCAACCTCGGTCACCCCGGCTCCCTCGTATTCGACGAGACCTTCTATGTGAAGGATGCCTGGAGCCTGTTCAACAACGGCTACGAGTCGACCTGGCCGGATGGCGCGGATGCCCTGTTCGCCGCCGGGCAGAGCAATATATTCGGTACCGCACCGTCGTTCGTGGTGCATCCTCCGCTCGGCAAGTGGCTCATCGCGCTGGGCATGGCGGCCTTCGGCGCCGACAACCCGTGGGCCTGGCGCATCGTCACGGCACTCATCGGGGTACTCGCCGTCGCCCTGCTGATGCTCATCGCGAAGAAACTGTTCGGCTCGGTGCTGTTGGCCACGGTCGCCGGTTTCCTCTTCGCCATCGACGGCAACGCCATCGTGATGAGCCGCGTGGCGCTGCTCGACAACTATGTGATGTTCTTCGCCCTGCTCGGGTTCGGTGCGGTGCTGATGGACCGCGACCACCATCGGGCGCGCCTGGGCGCCTGGCTGAACGAACGGCGGGACAACGAGGTCGAGCCCACCTGGGGCCCCGCGCTCTGGTGGCGCCCGTGGGTGTTCGCCGCCGGGCTCGCCTTCGGGCTGGCCTGTTCGGTGAAATGGTCCGGGGTCTACTTCCTGGCCGCGTTCGGGATCTATCTCGTCGTCGTCGACGCCCTGGCCAGGCGCCGGGCCGGTCTGCCGTTCTGGATCAGCGGGTCCATCCTCAAGCAGGGCCCCGTGACGTTCCTGCTCATGGTGCCGGTGGCCGTTGTCACGTTCCTGATCTCCTGGACGGGCTGGTTCGTCACCCGCGGCGGGTACTACCGTGACTGGGCCGACCAGGCCGGGCAGGCCTGGACCGGGGCGCTGGCCTGGGTGCCGCACTCCGTGCAGAGCTTCTGGCACTATCAGAACGCCGCGTACGCGTATCACGTGGGCCTGGTCACGCCGCATCCGTACCAGGCCAACCCGCTCACCTGGCTGGCGATGACGCGCCCCACAAGCATGTACTACCAGGGCAGCAGCCTGGGCGAGAGCGGCTGCGGGTACACGACGTGCTCCGAGGCCATCACCGGCATCGCCAATCCGCTGATCTGGTGGGCCGCCGGCGTCGCGATCCTCTACCTCGTCTACCGGCTGGCGCGGTACCGGGAGTGGCGCGTCGGCCTGATCCTGATGGGTATGGTCGCCGGCTACCTGCCCTGGCTGATGTACCTGAACCGCACGGTCTTCCAGTTCTACACGATCGCGTTCGAGCCCTACCTGCTGCTCGGTCTCACCTTCGTGATCGGGCTGCTGATCAAGTCCGGCGCCGGGCGCACGATCGTGGTCGTGTTCCTCGTGCTGGCGACCCTCGTGAGTGCATTCTTTTTCCCGCTCTGGTCCGGCGCGCAGGTGCCGTTCGCGTTCTGGCAGGTGCACATCTGGCTGCCGAGCTGGCGCTGA
- the rsmI gene encoding 16S rRNA (cytidine(1402)-2'-O)-methyltransferase: protein MIILAATPIGNLGDASTRLIEALRTSTVIAAEDTRVTVHLLKALGVENRPRLIALHDHNERGKAAELVELARDTDLLVLSDAGMPTVSDPGFHLVDAAIAAGVTVTALPGPSAVLTALAVSGLPTDRFTFEGFLPRKHGERMQALREVATERRTMVFFESPNRLAASLTDLAAVLGAGRRVVVCRELTKFYEEVKRGTAAELAEWAEAGVRGEICVVVAGAEARVLDLATGVEEVLALVAAGARLKDAAADVSAASGLGKRDLYEAALTGRSAEAGSTRRKAEPQPDFPLS, encoded by the coding sequence ATGATCATTCTGGCTGCCACCCCCATCGGAAACCTCGGGGACGCCTCGACCCGCCTCATCGAGGCGCTGCGCACGAGCACCGTGATCGCCGCTGAGGACACCCGGGTGACCGTGCACCTGCTCAAGGCCCTCGGGGTGGAGAACCGGCCCCGGCTGATCGCGCTGCACGACCACAACGAGCGTGGCAAGGCCGCCGAGCTCGTGGAGCTGGCCCGCGACACCGACCTGCTCGTGCTCAGTGACGCGGGTATGCCCACGGTCTCCGACCCCGGCTTCCACCTGGTGGATGCCGCCATCGCGGCCGGCGTCACCGTCACGGCGCTGCCCGGCCCGTCGGCCGTGCTCACCGCACTGGCCGTGTCGGGGCTGCCCACCGACCGCTTCACCTTCGAGGGCTTCCTGCCCCGCAAGCACGGTGAGCGGATGCAGGCCCTGCGCGAGGTGGCCACAGAGCGTCGCACCATGGTCTTCTTCGAATCGCCCAACCGGCTGGCCGCGTCGCTGACCGACCTGGCCGCCGTGCTCGGCGCCGGCCGGCGTGTGGTGGTCTGCAGGGAGCTGACCAAGTTCTATGAAGAGGTCAAACGCGGCACCGCCGCCGAACTGGCCGAGTGGGCCGAGGCGGGCGTGCGCGGGGAGATCTGCGTGGTCGTCGCGGGCGCCGAAGCGCGGGTGCTCGACCTGGCCACGGGCGTCGAGGAGGTCCTCGCCCTCGTCGCCGCGGGAGCCCGGCTCAAGGACGCCGCGGCCGACGTGTCCGCCGCCTCTGGCCTGGGCAAGCGCGACCTCTACGAGGCCGCCCTCACGGGCCGCTCCGCTGAGGCCGGGTCGACCCGCCGGAAGGCCGAGCCGCAGCCCGATTTCCCGCTGTCCTGA
- the metG gene encoding methionine--tRNA ligase, producing MSDGNSFYITTPIFYVNDVPHIGHAYTEVAADVLARWHRQRGEDTWLLTGTDEHGQKILRTATANGVTPKQWADRLVETAWKPLLETVDIRNDDFIRTTDERHEVNAQKFLQHLFDAGHIYTGEYEGFYCVGCEEYKQPGDLVDGTGEYTGQQVCAIHSIPVELLHEKNYFFRMSTFTDQLLALYEANPTFIQPESARNEVISFVKQGLSDLSISRSSFDWGIKVPWDDSHVVYVWFDALLNYITAAGYGQDDEKFSRLWPATHIVGKDILRFHAVIWPAMLLAAGLPVPTQVFGHGWLLVGGEKMSKSKLTGIAPNQITDVFGSDTFRYYFMRAISFGQDGSFSWEDLSARYQSELANGFGNLASRVIAMVVRYCDGEIPAGGEPTEADAAIHATAIRVTQAANEAIDRLALHDALAAVWELVDELNGYITVQEPWALAKNPDDRERLETVLHTVVRGLGTLAVLLSPVTPQATATLWSALGGAGDVQDARIDRAWEWTGGTHVSPLAALFPRIEATVG from the coding sequence ATGTCCGACGGCAATTCTTTCTACATCACCACGCCTATTTTCTATGTGAATGATGTCCCGCACATCGGGCACGCCTACACGGAGGTGGCGGCGGACGTTCTCGCGCGCTGGCACCGCCAGCGGGGGGAGGACACCTGGCTGCTCACCGGCACCGACGAGCACGGCCAGAAGATCCTGCGCACCGCCACCGCCAACGGCGTCACCCCCAAGCAGTGGGCCGACCGTCTGGTGGAGACCGCGTGGAAGCCGCTGCTGGAGACCGTCGACATCCGTAACGACGACTTCATCCGCACCACCGACGAGCGCCACGAGGTGAACGCGCAGAAGTTCCTGCAGCACCTCTTCGACGCCGGCCACATCTACACGGGTGAGTACGAGGGCTTCTACTGTGTGGGCTGCGAGGAATACAAGCAGCCCGGCGACCTGGTCGACGGCACCGGCGAGTACACCGGCCAGCAGGTCTGCGCCATCCACTCCATCCCCGTGGAGCTGTTGCACGAGAAGAACTACTTCTTCCGGATGAGCACCTTCACCGACCAGCTGCTGGCCCTCTACGAGGCCAACCCCACCTTCATCCAGCCCGAATCCGCCCGCAACGAGGTCATCTCCTTCGTCAAGCAGGGCCTGAGCGACCTGTCGATCTCGCGCTCGAGCTTCGATTGGGGCATCAAGGTGCCCTGGGACGACAGCCACGTGGTCTACGTGTGGTTCGACGCGCTGCTCAACTACATCACCGCCGCCGGCTACGGCCAGGACGATGAGAAGTTCAGCCGCCTCTGGCCGGCCACGCACATCGTCGGCAAGGACATCCTGCGCTTCCACGCCGTCATCTGGCCCGCCATGCTGCTGGCCGCAGGACTCCCGGTGCCCACCCAGGTGTTCGGCCACGGCTGGCTCCTGGTGGGCGGCGAGAAGATGAGCAAGTCCAAGCTCACCGGCATCGCCCCGAACCAGATCACCGACGTGTTCGGCTCCGACACGTTCCGGTACTACTTCATGCGCGCCATCAGCTTCGGCCAGGACGGTTCGTTCTCCTGGGAGGACCTCTCCGCCCGCTACCAGTCCGAGCTGGCGAACGGCTTCGGCAACCTGGCCTCCCGCGTCATCGCCATGGTCGTGCGCTACTGCGACGGCGAGATCCCGGCCGGCGGTGAGCCCACGGAAGCGGATGCCGCCATCCACGCCACCGCCATCCGGGTCACCCAGGCCGCCAACGAGGCCATCGACAGGCTCGCCCTGCACGACGCCCTCGCTGCAGTGTGGGAACTCGTCGACGAGCTCAACGGGTACATCACCGTTCAGGAGCCGTGGGCACTGGCGAAGAACCCCGACGACCGGGAACGCCTCGAAACCGTGCTGCACACCGTGGTGCGGGGGCTCGGCACCCTCGCTGTGCTCCTCTCCCCGGTGACGCCGCAGGCCACCGCCACGCTGTGGAGCGCCCTCGGCGGCGCCGGAGACGTGCAGGACGCACGCATCGACCGGGCCTGGGAATGGACCGGCGGCACCCACGTGTCGCCGCTCGCTGCCCTGTTCCCGCGTATCGAGGCCACTGTTGGCTAA